TCAAGAACCTTTGAGTAGAGTTTGTTTCCGGATTTGAGAACCCAGAGGACCTTCGCCATCGTTACCACTCCAGAAGGTTAGACCGTGTGGATTTAAGCCTTTCGGCGAAAGGGTTTTTAACGTTAAAGAATACTATCCACGGTGGTTACCATGGAGGACGTTTTCGAGCTGGCCCGGAGGTACCACGATGAACTTGGGATAAATGAGCCAAGTCTCGCGACTATGGCGGCTGAGTTCTTCGACGACCTCGGCCTCAAAATGGCCGAGTTTCTTAGAAAAGAGGGCTACAACATCGTGGGCACTAAGTTCATAGACTACGACAAGAGCCTCGTGATGGAAATAACGAAAGGGGATAAGGGCTTCGAGATAACCCTGAGGAAGAGCTAACACTCGTACTCGAAGGTTATCTCCTCCTTTTCTCCGGGCCTAAGCGTCACCATGAACTCGACGTAGTCGGCCGTTTCATCAACTGGCTGAACGCTGGAGTACGTGACCTTACCCCACTTGTGGTGTCTGACGATAATCCTCTTCGTCTCGTTCCTGAAGTTCTGAAGGGTTATCCGTATCCTGTAGTGCTCGCCGTCATTGCTCTTCTCCAGGACAGTGGTGGTGCCTCTAACGTCGTAGTCCCTGCCGATACCTATCCTGACAACGCCATCCTTGGGGGTGTGGTCTATCCCCGTCTCTCCAATCAGCAAAACTCCCTCGTTGGTCTTCCTGTATACCTCCACTGTTCCAGCTGGAAGAACCCTGTCCGTCTTAAAGGAGATGGACTCGTAAACCGGCCCCTCCCTACTGTAGGCCCAGCTCTCGTAGAGGTACTCCCGCTCGAAGGGGGCCTCAAGGGTTACATAGGGATAAACCATGGTGCTTCCTGCCTTAACGACAACAATACCGAGGCGGTAGAGGTAGAAGGCCTCAACCTTCTCAGGGGAGCTTACAGCGACACCATCTGCCTTCTCGTATGGAACTGGAGTTGGGGCGCGTTGCCCGAGGTTAACGTCGCCGGCAACGAGGAGAACGTTTGCCCCGGAGAATTCTACCCAAGTCGGATTCCTTATGACAACGTAGCCCCTTAACTCCGCCGTCTCATTGAGGTAAAGCCTGTAACGGCCCTCCCATCTGATTCCAGAGACGCGATAGCTGACGCTAACCCTGTACTTACCAGCCTTTTCGGCCCTGAGAACGGCGTAAATCCTGGAACCTCCAGCATACTTGGTTTTGATGTAAGCCACCTCGCCAAGGTTTATCATGTAGTAGCCATCACCCTCAACGGCGAGCTTGCCGTCCCTGATTCCGAGGTACTTCCCGGAGATTTTCTCCCCGCTTTTCAGTCCGACCTCAACGTCGTTACCCATACTGCGCTCGCCCCCAGAGAGTCCGAGCACCGAGATACCGTCGTCGAGTGGCCTCAGAGACATCTCGGCCAAGTCGATTCCTCCAATGCCTTCCAGTGGAATCTCATTGATTCCCTCCCTGAGTTCGACTTCCATCGTTCTCTCAACCATGCCAATGCCGGCGGAGTTGTAGAGAGCAATCATAACATCATCCGTTGAAGCCCTCTTACCCTGAAATGAGAGGGATACAAGAACAATGACAACAAACAAGGCGATTAAAGGAAAGAACTTCCTCACCATACTGCTCACCACTCAAACTTATCCCTTGCCTATTTATAACATCCCACAGCTTCAAATGGGCTTGAACCAAAACTTTGCAAATGGAAACCCTTTTAACCTTCCCCTCTGAGTGATAAACGTCAGGCTTACGGGGTGATTGAGATGAACCGTGTTGAAGAGGCAAAGAAGATAATCGAAAAGGCCAAGGCCGAGAACAGGCCGCTCGTCGAACCCGAGGCGAAAGAAATACTCCGCCTCTACGGTGTTCCGGTTCCCGACTTCAAGGTTGCCACCAACGAAGAGGAAGCTGTTAAGTTCGCCCGCGAAATCGGCTATCCTGTGGTTATGAAAATCGTCTCTCCCCAGATTATCCACAAGAGCGACGCCGGTGGAGTTAAGGTCAACATAAAGAACGACGAGGAAGCTAGAGAAGCCTTCAGAACCATTATGGAGAACGCGAGGAAGTACAAGCCAGATGCAGACCTCTGGGGTGTCATAATCTACAAGATGCTCCCGCTTGGTAAGGAAGTCATCGTCGGTATGATACGCGACCCGCAGTTCGGTCCGGCTGTGATGTTCGGTCTCGGTGGAATTTTCGTTGAGATACTAAAGGACGTTTCATTTCGCGTTGCGCCCATAACGAAGGAAGAGGCCCTAGAGATGATAAAGGAGATAAAGGCCTACCCGATTCTCGCTGGAGCACGCGGTGAGAAGCCTGTTGATATAGA
The sequence above is drawn from the Thermococcus sp. genome and encodes:
- a CDS encoding DUF4139 domain-containing protein, producing MVRKFFPLIALFVVIVLVSLSFQGKRASTDDVMIALYNSAGIGMVERTMEVELREGINEIPLEGIGGIDLAEMSLRPLDDGISVLGLSGGERSMGNDVEVGLKSGEKISGKYLGIRDGKLAVEGDGYYMINLGEVAYIKTKYAGGSRIYAVLRAEKAGKYRVSVSYRVSGIRWEGRYRLYLNETAELRGYVVIRNPTWVEFSGANVLLVAGDVNLGQRAPTPVPYEKADGVAVSSPEKVEAFYLYRLGIVVVKAGSTMVYPYVTLEAPFEREYLYESWAYSREGPVYESISFKTDRVLPAGTVEVYRKTNEGVLLIGETGIDHTPKDGVVRIGIGRDYDVRGTTTVLEKSNDGEHYRIRITLQNFRNETKRIIVRHHKWGKVTYSSVQPVDETADYVEFMVTLRPGEKEEITFEYEC
- a CDS encoding acetate--CoA ligase family protein, yielding MNRVEEAKKIIEKAKAENRPLVEPEAKEILRLYGVPVPDFKVATNEEEAVKFAREIGYPVVMKIVSPQIIHKSDAGGVKVNIKNDEEAREAFRTIMENARKYKPDADLWGVIIYKMLPLGKEVIVGMIRDPQFGPAVMFGLGGIFVEILKDVSFRVAPITKEEALEMIKEIKAYPILAGARGEKPVDIEALADIIVKVGELALELPEIKELDINPIFAYEDGAVAVDARMLL